A portion of the Lolium rigidum isolate FL_2022 chromosome 1, APGP_CSIRO_Lrig_0.1, whole genome shotgun sequence genome contains these proteins:
- the LOC124701520 gene encoding protein S-acyltransferase 24-like yields the protein MASEIEVLEDTTTAAAVAEVPPPLAPAEEDALKDDVYTAAAYGDLEKLQRLVEAEGRPVANPDGSGYHALQWAALNNRVAAAQYILEHGADVNAVDHTGQTALHWSSVRGHVQVAELLLKEGAKVDAADLYGYQATHVAAQYGQTAFIYHVVAKWNANPDVPDNDGRSPLHWAAYKGFADSIRLLLYLDAYRVRQDKEGCTPLHWAAIRGNLEACTVLVQAGKKEDLMVKDKTGLTPGQLAADKSHRQVAFFLDNARRVYDRGCNGNATFVKLSKLGLAPLLWCIAIVLLTTYIHSVIAGQYVIGMTASFGLFAWSGVFLATAGLVMFYKCSRKDPGYIGMNIRDSQNQRDDEPLLKTELDNPALLAGNWSQLCITCKIVRPVRSKHCSTCDRCVEQFDHHCPWVSNCIGKKNKWEFFMFITLEVLAMIITGSAAIIRTARDPASPSSFGDWLGYSVVYHTGAVAFFMMDLFIFFGVACLAVVQASQIARNITTNEMANSMRYSYLRGPGGKFRNPFDHGVRKNCSDFLLNGYHEDVERLQHASHADEEIGMIQMTSAVTQNGEGHSHHGNGTDHACVDSHASSNSQNQAGSSSQCCDHSKKNDKTPFGLGMGLGRNSASRQYIRSLLPL from the exons ATGGCCTCGGAGATCGAGGTGCTCGAggacaccaccaccgccgccgccgtggcggaGGTGCCCCCGCCTCTGGCGCCAGCGGAGGAGGACGCGCTCAAGGACGACGTGTACACGGCGGCGGCCTACGGCGATCTGGAGAAGCTGCAgcggctggtggaggcggagggCCGCCCCGTCGCCAACCCCGACGGCAGCGGCTACCACGCGCTCCAGTGGGCCGCCCTCAACAACCGCGTCGCCGCCGCGCAGTACATCCTCGAG CATGGTGCGGATGTAAATGCCGTGGATCACACTGGGCAGACAGCACTTCACTGGAGTTCTGTACGTGGTCACGTGCAAGTTGCTGAACTACTTCTGAAAGAAGGTGCTAAGGTGGATGCTGCTGATTTGTATGGCTATCAG GCTACACATGTTGCAGCTCAGTATGGCCAGACAGCATTTATTTATCATGTTGTTGCAAAATGGAATGCCAATCCAGATGTCCCTGACAACGACGGAAGAAGTCCATTGCACTG GGCTGCTTACAAGGGGTTTGCAGATTCTATACGTCTCCTTTTGTATTTGGATGCTTACAGGGTGCGGCAGGATAAGGAAG GCTGTACTCCTTTACATTGGGCTGCTATCCGGGGGAATCTGGAGGCATGCACTGTGCTAGTTCAGGCTGGTAAAAAGGAGGACTTGATGGTGAAAGACAAAACTGGTTTAACTCCAGGACAACTTGCTGCTGATAAGAGTCATCGGCAAGTTGCATTTTTTCTT GACAATGCTAGAAGGGTATATGACAGAGGATGTAATGGGAATGCGACTTTTGTAAAGCTATCAAAATTAGGGCTTGCTCCTCTTCTTTGGTGTATTGCTATTGTCTTGCTTACTACATATATACACTCTGTTATAGCAG GACAATATGTGATAGGTATGACAGCATCATTTGGGCTGTTTGCATGGTCAGGAGTTTTCCTTGCAACTGCTGGATTGGTCATGTTCTATAAATGTAGCAG GAAAGATCCTGGCTACATAGGTATGAATATACGGGACTCACAGAATCAaagggatgat GAACCTTTGTTGAAGACGGAGTTAGACAATCCTGCACTTCTGGCTGGTAACTGGTCACAGCTTTGTATAACCTGCAAA ATTGTCAGACCTGTTCGTTCAAAACATTGCTCTACATGTGATCGCTGTGTTGAGCAGTTTGACCATCACTGCCCCTGGGTATCTAATTGCATCGGCAag AAGAACAAATGGGAATTCTTCATGTTCATCACTCTAGAAGTTCTTGCAATGATCATTACTGGTTCTGCTGCCATTATAA GGACTGCAAGAGACCCAGCTTCTCCATCATCCTTTGGTGACTGGCTTGGCTACTCTGTTGTTTACCATACTGGGGCTGTTGCTTTTTTCATGATGGACCTTTTCATTTTCTTCGGCGTTGCATGTCTAGCAGTAGTTCAAGCATCTCAG ATAGCAAGGAACATCACAACAAACGAGATGGCAAACTCCATGAGATACAGCTATCTGAGAGGTCCAGGTGGCAAATTCAGAAACCCGTTCGACCATGGGGTGCGTAAGAACTGCTCAGACTTCTTGTTGAACGGATACCATGAGGACGTTGAGCGGCTCCAGCATGCATCACATGCTGATGAGGAAATAGGAATGATACAGATGACAAGTGCGGTCACGCAGAATGGCGAGGGCCATTCGCATCATGGTAATGGCACTGACCATGCCTGTGTTGATTCACATGCCAGTTCAAACTCTCAGAATCAAGCAGGTTCCTCCTCTCAGTGCTGTGACCACAGTAAGAAGAATGATAAGACACCTTTCGGCCTAGGGATGGGCCTTGGACGAAACAGCGCTTCCCGGCAGTATATTCGATCTCTTCTCCCGTTGTGA
- the LOC124701511 gene encoding pyrophosphate-energized vacuolar membrane proton pump 1-like: MSASVILPDLATQVVVPVAAAVGIAFALLQWFLVSQVKVTGDGGSAGKGGASESLIEEEEGLNDHNVVLKCAEIQTAISEGATSFLYTEYKYAGGFMTVFAVLIFVFLGSIEGFSTKSQPCHYSVGKTCKPALANAAFSTIAFVLGAVTSLVSGFLGMKIATYANARTTLEARKGVGKAFIVAFRSGAVMGFLLAASGLFVLYIIINLFGIYYGDDWEGLFEAITGYGLGGSSMALFGRVGGGIYTKAADVGADLVGKVERNIPEDDPRNPAVIADNVGDNVGDIAGMGSDLFGSYAESSCAALVVASISSFGINHEFTPMMFPLLISSVGIIACLITTLFATDFFEVKAVDQIEPALKKQLIISTAVMTVGIALVSWLGLPYTFTIFNFGAQKTVHSWQLFLCVAVGLWAGLVIGFITEYYTSNAYSPVQDVADSCRTGAATNVIFGLALGYKSVIIPIFAIAFSIFLSFSLAAMYGVAVAALGMLSTIATGLAIDAYGPISDNAGGIAEMAGMSHRIRERTDALDAAGNTTAAIGKGFAIGSAALVSLALFGAFVSRAGITTVDVLTPNVFIGLLVGAMLPYWFSAMTMKSVGSAALKMVEEVRRQFNTIPGLMEGTAKPDYATCVKISTDASIKEMIPPGALVMLTPLIVGTFFGVETLSGVLAGALVSGVQIAISASNTGGAWDNAKKYIEAGVSDHAKSLGPKGSDCHKAAVIGDTIGDPLKDTSGPSLNILIKLMAVESLVFAPFFATYGGILFKYI; encoded by the exons atgtctGCGTCGGTGATCCTGCCGGACCTGGCCACGCAGGTCGTGGTCCCCGTGGCGGCCGCGGTCGGCATCGCCTTCGCGCTGCTGCAGTGGTTCTTGGTCTCCCAGGTCAAGGTCACCGGGGACGGCGGCTCCGCCGGGAAGGGCGGCGCCAGCGAGTCcctcatcgaggaggaggagggcctcaACGACCACAACGTCGTCCTCAAGTGCGCCGAGATCCAGACCGCCATCTCCGAAG GAGCAACTTCCTTCCTTTACACCGAGTACAAGTATGCTGGAGGATTCATGACCGTTTTTGCTGTTCTGATCTTCGTCTTCCTTGGGTCCATTGAGGGTTTCAGCACAAAGAGTCAGCCTTGCCATTACAGCGTGGGCAAGACATGCAAGCCTGCTCTTGCTAATGCCGCGTTCAGCACAATTGCTTTTGTGCTAGGTGCAGTCACCTCTCTTGTATCTGGGTTTCTCGGGATGAAGATTGCAACCTATGCAAATGCTAGGACAACCCTTGAGGCAAGGAAGGGTGTTGGGAAGGCATTCATCGTTGCTTTCCGCTCTGGTGCTGTGATGGGCTTCCTTCTTGCTGCCAGTGGCCTTTTTGTTCTTTACATTATAATCAACTTGTTTGGAATCTACTACGGTGATGACTGGGAAGGTCTTTTCGAGGCTATCACCGGTTATGGTCTTGGCGGTTCTTCGATGGCTCTTTTTGGCCGTGTTGGCGGTGGGATTTACACTAAAGCTGCTGATGTTGGTGCCGATCTTGTCGGGAAAGTGGAAAGGAACATCCCTGAAGATGACCCGAGGAACCCAGCT GTCATTGCCGACAATGTTGGTGACAATGTGGGAGATATTGCTGGAATGGGATCAGATCTGTTTGGTTCCTATGCTGAGTCATCTTGTGCTGCTCTTGTTGTTGCGTCAATCTCTTCCTTTGGAATTAACCATGAATTCACCCCTATGATGTTCCCACTCCTAATTAGCTCTGTGGGTATAATAGCTTGTTTGATAACAACTCTCTTTGCAACCGATTTCTTTGAGGTCAAGGCTGTAGATCAAATCGAGCCTGCCCTAAAAAAACAGCTTATAATTTCCACTGCTGTGATGACCGTTGGCATTGCACTGGTCAGTTGGTTAGGCCTCCCCTATACCTTCACAATATTCAACTTTGGTGCCCAGAAGACAGTGCACAGCTG GCAACTATTTTTATGTGTGGCTGTTGGTCTCTGGGCCGGCCTAGTCATCGGATTTATTACAGAGTACTACACAAGCAATGCATACAG TCCTGTGCAGGATGTTGCTGATTCCTGCAGAACTGGAGCTGCCACCAATGTCATCTTTGGGCTTGCTCTTGGATACAAATCAGTTATTATCCCCATCTTCGCTATCGCCTTCAGTATTTTCCTCAGCTTCAGCCTTGCCGCGATGTATGGTGTTGCTGTGGCTGCTCTTGGAATGCTAAGCACAATAGCTACTGGTCTTGCCATTGATGCCTATGGCCctatcagcgacaacgctggaggCATTGCTGAAATGGCTGGCATGAGCCATAGAATCCGTGAGAGAACTGATGCTCTTGATGCTGCAGGAAACACTACTGCTGCCATTGGGAAG GGTTTTGCCATTGGCTCCGCTGCCTTGGTGTCCCTTGCTCTCTTTGGTGCCTTTGTGAGCCGTGCTGGGATCACAACAGTTGATGTTTTGACGCCCAATGTTTTCATTGGACTGCTTGTTGGTGCTATGCTCCCATACTGGTTCTCTGCAATGACCATGAAGAGTGTTGGCAGTGCGGCTCTCAAGATGGTGGAGGAAGTGCGGAGACAGTTCAACACCATCCCTGGGCTCATGGAGGGCACTGCCAAGCCTGACTATGCAACATGTGTGAAGATATCCACTGATGCATCCATCAAGGAGATGATCCCCCCGGGTGCTCTTGTCATGCTCACACCTCTTATTGTTGGGACCTTCTTTGGTGTTGAGACCCTATCTGGAGTCCTTGCGGGTGCTCTTGTTTCTGGTGTTCAG ATCGCCATTTCAGCATCGAACACTGGTGGTGCCTGGGACAACGCGAAGAAGTACATCGAG GCTGGCGTATCTGACCATGCAAAATCCCTGGGGCCGAAAGGCTCAGACTGCCACAAGGCTGCtgtgattggtgacaccatcggggATCCTCTCAAGGACACCTCAGGCCCCTCGCTCAACATCCTCATCAAGCTCATGGCGGTTGAGTCCCTCGTGTTCGCCCCCTTCTTCGCCACCTATGGAGGCATCCTCTTCAAATATATTTAG